Sequence from the Deltaproteobacteria bacterium genome:
AATCAAATTGAAAAACTTATCTTAGATAATGGAGAAGAAATCATCGCCGATTTCTATCTCTCCACTCTCCCCGCAAACGCCCTTTGGAAAATCCTCCCAGACGCTCTCAAACAACAGGCTTATTTTTCTAAACTGGATGAGGTTCAATACTCGGCCATCTACAATATCAACCTTTGGTACGAAAAACCCTGGTTCTCGGAATTTTTTGCAGGATTGTTGGGCAGCCCTATTCATTGGGTTTTTAATAAAGGCAGACTTTTACATGCAGAAGATATTCCCAAAACTCAGTACCTCTCATTGACTATTAGTGCGGCGAATTTTCTAAAGAATTTGAATTCCCAAGAATTACTTGCTTTAGCTTTAAAAGAACTAGGCGATTTTTTCCCCCAATCTAAAAATATAAAACCCGTTCACCATCGCATTCTCAAAGAACTTCAAGCCACTCCCAGTTTTGGACCCGGTTCCGAGAGGCTGAGACCCGAAGCGACAACGCCTCTCCACAATTTCTTCCTAGCAGGAGATTGGACAAGCACGGGTTTACCCGCGACAATTGAGGGTGCCGTCAAAAGTGGAAAAATGGCGGCTATTGAGCTAAAAGGGCTGTTAAATTGTGTGAGATGAGTTAATGGCCTGGATCAAATCACTCCTCATGGGGACTTCGTATGAATGAAAAAGAAGATCTGATTTATTCCTTGAAGATTGAAGAGGCGCAGCGAGCGAAAAAAAAAGCGGGCCTCTCCAAGAAGCAAAAAGTGGCATTGGTTCTCAGCATTGCTTTGGCTCTTTTTCTATTATTTTTTCTTCGCCAATGGAATCAGGCCCCTGGGGTAGAAGTCATTCGCTCCGAAATTGTGCAAGAGGGTTTGCCAGATATTCTACTCACAGCAGGAGGCTATGTCGAAGCAGATAGCACCATTCTGGTCTCCAGCCAGATCAACGGAAAAATCAAAACTATTTTTTCAGAGGAAGGAAAATGGGTGAAAAAAGGGGAAGTGCTGGCTGAGATTGAAGAGGATGATTATCGCTCGAAATACAATCTGGCCCAGGCCGAGTTCAATTTGGCCGCGGCAACTTTAAATCGAAAGAAAAACCTCTATCAGGCCGGTGTGATTTCCCGCGCCGAATACGATGAAGCACTGAAGACTTTTTCTGTCACTGAAGCTTCCTTCAAAAGCGCGGAATATTTTTTGGGCAACACCCAAGTGCGGGCCCCCATCGAAGGCACCATTATCAAAAAAGAAAAGGAGCCCGGAGAATTTTTGCTGCCAGGGATTACCTCCGAAGGAGTTCCTGGAACGGCGCTTTTTAAACTGGCCGACCTGCGCGTCATGAATGTGGAGATGGATATTTTGGAATCCGATTTGCCTAAAGTGGTCTTAGACGGCCCTGCCATGGCCTTTCCCGATGCCCTGCCGGATCAATCTTACAAGGCCAAGGTATTTTATATCGCCCCCAAGGCCGACAAACAAAAAAGTATCGTGCAGGTGAAAGTGAGGATAGAAAATCCGGGCCATCTTTTGAAACCCGAGATGAGTGCCCGAGTCTATCTTCTAAAGAATTTTCCCAGCCAGAGCGTGGAGCGTCGAGTAAAAATCCCCGAGTCTGCCCTGCTCAAAAGAGGAACTCAGACAATCGTTTTTATTTTACAAAAGGATGTGTTGAAGGAAAAACAGGTGAAGGTCAGTAGCGTTGAAAACGGCTTTGCAAAAATTGCGGAAGGTCTGCTGGGGGATGAGTCGGTAGTAGTCAATCCCAAAGAACGATTTCAGGAGGGGATGAAGGTCGTGGTGAAAGTAAGTTCAAAATGAAACCCTT
This genomic interval carries:
- a CDS encoding efflux RND transporter periplasmic adaptor subunit; translated protein: MNEKEDLIYSLKIEEAQRAKKKAGLSKKQKVALVLSIALALFLLFFLRQWNQAPGVEVIRSEIVQEGLPDILLTAGGYVEADSTILVSSQINGKIKTIFSEEGKWVKKGEVLAEIEEDDYRSKYNLAQAEFNLAAATLNRKKNLYQAGVISRAEYDEALKTFSVTEASFKSAEYFLGNTQVRAPIEGTIIKKEKEPGEFLLPGITSEGVPGTALFKLADLRVMNVEMDILESDLPKVVLDGPAMAFPDALPDQSYKAKVFYIAPKADKQKSIVQVKVRIENPGHLLKPEMSARVYLLKNFPSQSVERRVKIPESALLKRGTQTIVFILQKDVLKEKQVKVSSVENGFAKIAEGLLGDESVVVNPKERFQEGMKVVVKVSSK